A stretch of the Pseudomonas helvetica genome encodes the following:
- a CDS encoding YbaN family protein: protein MADPIGKRPLILRYVLLAIGWLSVALGVIGIFLPVLPTTPFLLLAAACFARSSPRFYQWLVEHPRLGPWIRDYLDGNGIPLKGKVYAIGLMWLSIGLSCILVPLPWARGFMLTSAVLVTVYILRQKTLIKP from the coding sequence GTGGCTGACCCCATAGGCAAACGCCCCCTGATCCTGCGCTACGTGCTGCTGGCCATCGGCTGGCTGAGCGTAGCGTTGGGGGTGATCGGGATCTTCCTGCCTGTACTGCCCACCACCCCTTTCCTGCTGTTGGCGGCCGCCTGTTTCGCCCGCAGTTCGCCGCGCTTTTATCAATGGCTGGTCGAGCATCCACGACTCGGCCCCTGGATTCGCGACTATCTGGACGGCAACGGCATTCCGCTCAAGGGCAAGGTCTACGCCATTGGCCTGATGTGGCTGAGTATCGGCCTGTCCTGCATCCTCGTCCCACTGCCCTGGGCACGCGGCTTCATGCTGACCAGCGCAGTGCTGGTGACGGTGTATATCCTGCGGCAGAAAACCCTGATCAAACCCTGA
- a CDS encoding YecA family protein produces the protein MSFAEQLTRLQAFLDADELHDEALDYVAAHGYLTALSICSETVPDREWIDALFAEEPHYRDDAERQEIESTLLALKAHIARQLASDEEFELPCDLDLGEEPDDSDLRGWCIGFMEGVFLREEAWFETAEDEVSEMLLPIMVGSGLFDEQPEFSDIAADANLMDDMIVQIPEALTALYLLCNAPDEKPAILKPRHH, from the coding sequence ATGTCCTTCGCTGAGCAACTAACCCGCCTGCAAGCCTTCCTCGACGCCGACGAGCTGCATGACGAGGCGCTGGACTATGTGGCCGCCCACGGCTACCTGACGGCGCTGTCGATCTGTTCCGAGACGGTGCCTGATCGTGAGTGGATCGACGCGCTGTTCGCCGAAGAGCCGCATTATCGCGATGACGCCGAGCGTCAGGAAATCGAATCGACCCTGTTGGCCCTCAAGGCTCATATCGCTCGCCAACTGGCGTCCGATGAAGAGTTCGAGCTGCCATGCGACCTGGACCTGGGCGAAGAGCCGGATGATTCCGACCTGCGCGGCTGGTGCATCGGTTTCATGGAAGGCGTATTCCTGCGTGAAGAAGCCTGGTTCGAAACCGCCGAAGACGAAGTCAGCGAAATGCTGCTGCCGATCATGGTCGGTTCCGGCCTGTTCGACGAACAGCCAGAGTTCTCCGACATCGCGGCCGACGCCAACCTGATGGACGACATGATCGTGCAGATCCCGGAAGCCCTGACCGCGCTGTACCTGCTGTGCAACGCGCCAGACGAAAAACCGGCGATCCTCAAGCCTCGTCACCACTAA
- the recQ gene encoding DNA helicase RecQ has product MLEQAQRVLKDIFGYDSFRGRQGAIIERVASGGDALVLMPTGGGKSLCFQVPALLRDGLAVVVSPLIALMDDQVATLEELGVAAAALNSTLSAEQQRDLAARIKRGEVKMLYLAPERLVQPRMLAFLQSLEIALFAIDEAHCVSQWGHDFRREYLQLGQLAELFPNVPRIALTATADKRTREEIVERLHLQNAERFLSSFDRPNIFYRIVPKEQPRKQLLAFLAERRSDAGIVYCLSRKKVDEVAVFLSEQGFPALPYHAGLPNDTRAHHQKRFLNEEGLIMVATVAFGMGIDKPNVRFVAHLDLPKSLEAYYQETGRGGRDGLPADAWMAYGLQDVVMLKQMLQNSEGDERHKRLEQHKLDAMLSLCEETRCRRQTLLAYFDEDMPQPCGHCDNCVDGVQTWDATEPARQALSAIYRTGQRYGVGHLVDVLLGKDNEKVRSFGHQHLSVFGVGKARAEGEWRSLFRQLVARGLADIDLEGYGGLRLSDSCRPLLKGEVTLELRRDLKPQTTAKSSSTSQASQLVRGEEREQWEALRALRRKLAGEHGVPPYVIFPDSTLLEMLRSQPSSLPEMAKVSGVGARKLERYGEAFLEVLGGQAEAPKVVADLRHELITLARAGMTPMQIAGQLQCSEKNVYTMLAEAIGKQQLSLEQALDLPEDLMGEVQDAFLDGEGELPPVSEISALFAGRVPEGVLYCVRAALQSEFEI; this is encoded by the coding sequence ATGCTCGAACAGGCTCAGCGCGTCCTCAAGGACATCTTCGGCTACGACAGTTTTCGTGGCCGTCAGGGTGCCATCATTGAGCGCGTGGCCAGCGGCGGTGACGCTCTGGTGCTGATGCCGACCGGCGGCGGCAAATCGCTGTGCTTCCAGGTCCCGGCACTGTTGCGCGATGGCTTGGCGGTGGTGGTTTCACCGCTGATTGCCTTGATGGACGATCAGGTTGCGACCCTCGAAGAACTCGGTGTGGCCGCGGCGGCGCTCAATTCGACCTTGAGCGCCGAGCAACAGCGCGATCTGGCGGCGCGGATCAAGCGCGGCGAAGTGAAGATGCTGTACCTGGCACCTGAGCGCCTGGTCCAGCCACGGATGCTGGCATTCCTGCAAAGTCTTGAAATCGCGCTGTTTGCCATCGACGAAGCTCACTGCGTGTCCCAATGGGGGCACGATTTCCGCCGGGAATACCTGCAACTGGGCCAGTTGGCGGAACTGTTCCCCAACGTCCCGCGCATTGCCCTGACCGCCACGGCCGACAAGCGCACCCGGGAAGAAATCGTCGAGCGCCTGCATCTGCAGAACGCCGAGCGCTTTCTGTCGAGTTTCGATCGGCCGAACATTTTTTACCGCATCGTGCCCAAGGAGCAGCCGCGCAAGCAGTTGCTGGCGTTTTTGGCTGAACGGCGCAGCGATGCCGGCATCGTCTATTGCCTGTCGCGCAAGAAGGTCGACGAAGTAGCGGTGTTCCTCAGCGAGCAAGGTTTCCCGGCACTGCCGTACCATGCCGGCCTGCCCAACGATACGCGGGCTCACCACCAGAAGCGCTTCCTCAACGAGGAAGGCCTGATCATGGTCGCCACCGTGGCATTCGGCATGGGCATCGACAAACCCAACGTGCGCTTTGTCGCGCATCTGGACTTGCCAAAGTCCCTTGAGGCCTATTATCAGGAAACCGGTCGGGGTGGCCGTGACGGTCTGCCGGCAGATGCCTGGATGGCTTACGGCCTGCAAGACGTGGTGATGCTCAAGCAGATGCTGCAGAACTCCGAAGGCGATGAGCGCCACAAGCGTCTGGAGCAGCACAAGCTCGACGCCATGCTCTCGCTGTGTGAAGAAACCCGCTGCCGCCGTCAGACGCTGCTGGCCTATTTCGACGAAGACATGCCGCAGCCCTGCGGGCATTGCGACAACTGTGTCGACGGTGTGCAGACCTGGGACGCCACCGAACCCGCCCGTCAGGCACTGTCGGCGATCTACCGCACCGGCCAGCGTTATGGCGTCGGGCATTTGGTGGACGTGTTGCTGGGCAAGGACAACGAAAAAGTCCGCAGCTTCGGCCATCAGCATCTGTCGGTATTTGGTGTCGGCAAGGCGCGGGCCGAAGGTGAATGGCGTTCCCTTTTCCGGCAGTTGGTGGCGCGCGGTCTGGCGGACATCGATCTGGAAGGCTACGGCGGCCTGCGTTTAAGCGACAGCTGCCGGCCGTTGCTCAAGGGCGAAGTGACCCTGGAGCTGCGCCGCGACCTCAAACCGCAAACCACCGCGAAAAGCAGCAGCACCAGCCAGGCCAGCCAGTTGGTGCGAGGCGAAGAACGCGAGCAGTGGGAAGCTTTGCGCGCCCTGCGCCGCAAGCTCGCCGGAGAGCATGGCGTGCCGCCGTACGTCATCTTCCCCGATTCGACCTTGCTCGAAATGCTTCGCAGCCAGCCAAGCTCGTTGCCGGAGATGGCCAAGGTCAGCGGTGTCGGTGCACGCAAGCTGGAGCGCTATGGCGAGGCCTTCCTCGAAGTGCTGGGCGGCCAGGCCGAGGCGCCGAAAGTGGTTGCCGACCTGCGTCACGAATTGATCACACTGGCGCGCGCCGGCATGACGCCGATGCAGATTGCCGGTCAGTTGCAGTGTTCGGAAAAGAACGTGTACACGATGCTCGCCGAGGCCATCGGCAAGCAGCAACTGTCGCTGGAGCAGGCACTGGACCTTCCGGAAGACCTGATGGGTGAAGTCCAGGACGCCTTCCTGGACGGCGAGGGCGAGTTGCCGCCGGTGTCGGAGATTTCCGCGTTGTTTGCCGGTCGTGTTCCCGAGGGCGTTTTGTACTGTGTGAGAGCGGCATTGCAGTCGGAGTTTGAAATTTAA
- a CDS encoding FimV/HubP family polar landmark protein: MLESLQSVLRRSVSLLSVAGALSYSALAPALGLGDITLHSALNQPLNAEIALVDPGALSDGELSVSLATADEFARAGVERVFFLNDLRFTVVLRGNRSVIRVVSSKPVNEPFLNFLVQANQPNGHLLREYTLLIDPPGSPGIVPASDVEPAPAISQQPTAAAPAKTPAVAPASTAPAATDPTSESLAASVLENQQLKQTIDQLNTRLQAQDEQIASQRKQVSDLQTELAEAKKPLPAPVIPVVPIPVPIAAVDETSSGWALWLIGGLLVLGVLLLLGLFALRRRRVQPVSAPAPRHEPVVSRGAPDSAQKPSIELSATQSPPANRETAHGAEVLEGVGIYLTYDRYAEAASLLREALLKEPQRSDLNLKLLEVLGLQGDSAAYSEHENSLHEAGYSAEVLEQIRARSPKLASAQSLATLESTAETTAEPAASVEDEFQLNLDDLSMDSSWDLACPSDTTAAMAEPVDQLEPLDDGFLDDFADASPPLELEPLSGGLAVPEHEEIHPGKLEEAQNCIDDGDLDSAIALLNELLKDSDESLKQTARSLLASIR; the protein is encoded by the coding sequence ATGCTCGAGAGTTTGCAGTCTGTGTTACGGCGCTCCGTCAGCCTGTTGTCGGTCGCCGGTGCCTTGAGTTACTCCGCATTGGCACCCGCGTTGGGGTTGGGCGACATCACGTTGCACTCAGCCTTGAACCAGCCGTTGAATGCCGAAATCGCCTTGGTCGATCCCGGTGCCCTGAGTGACGGTGAACTCTCGGTCAGCCTGGCGACGGCGGATGAGTTCGCCCGCGCCGGTGTCGAGCGAGTGTTTTTTCTCAACGACCTGCGTTTTACCGTCGTTTTGCGTGGCAATCGCAGCGTGATTCGGGTGGTGTCCAGCAAGCCGGTCAATGAACCGTTCCTGAATTTTCTGGTGCAGGCGAACCAGCCCAATGGGCATCTGCTGCGCGAATACACGCTGCTGATCGATCCACCGGGCTCACCGGGGATCGTACCGGCGAGTGATGTCGAGCCAGCCCCGGCGATCAGCCAGCAACCCACTGCTGCCGCACCCGCCAAAACGCCAGCTGTTGCTCCAGCGAGCACGGCGCCTGCGGCTACCGATCCGACTTCCGAATCGCTGGCAGCCAGCGTCCTGGAAAACCAGCAACTGAAACAAACGATCGATCAGTTGAACACCCGGCTACAAGCCCAGGATGAACAGATCGCCAGCCAGCGCAAGCAAGTCAGCGATCTGCAAACCGAGTTGGCCGAAGCCAAAAAACCTTTACCCGCCCCCGTCATTCCCGTCGTGCCAATTCCGGTGCCCATAGCCGCTGTGGATGAGACGAGCAGTGGTTGGGCGTTGTGGCTGATCGGCGGCCTGTTGGTGCTTGGCGTGCTATTGCTACTGGGCCTGTTTGCGCTCCGTCGGCGGCGGGTACAGCCTGTATCAGCACCCGCGCCGCGACATGAGCCGGTGGTCAGTCGGGGAGCGCCCGATAGTGCACAGAAACCATCGATTGAGCTTTCTGCGACGCAGTCTCCCCCTGCGAACCGCGAAACCGCTCATGGGGCAGAAGTGCTTGAGGGCGTCGGTATCTACCTGACCTATGACCGCTACGCCGAGGCGGCCAGTCTATTGCGCGAAGCCTTGCTCAAAGAGCCGCAGCGCAGCGATTTGAACCTGAAACTGTTGGAGGTGCTGGGACTGCAGGGCGACAGCGCAGCTTATTCGGAGCATGAAAACAGTTTGCATGAAGCGGGTTACAGTGCCGAGGTGCTGGAGCAGATTCGCGCACGTTCGCCGAAACTGGCCAGTGCACAATCGTTGGCGACTCTTGAGTCGACGGCTGAAACGACGGCTGAACCTGCTGCCTCGGTAGAGGATGAGTTCCAGTTGAATCTGGATGACTTGTCGATGGATTCGAGCTGGGATCTGGCCTGTCCGTCCGACACAACAGCGGCAATGGCTGAACCCGTGGATCAGCTGGAACCGTTGGACGATGGCTTTCTCGACGATTTCGCCGATGCATCGCCGCCTCTGGAACTTGAGCCGTTGTCGGGCGGGCTCGCAGTGCCTGAGCACGAAGAGATCCACCCCGGCAAACTGGAAGAGGCGCAGAACTGCATCGACGACGGTGATCTGGACAGCGCCATTGCGCTATTGAACGAGTTACTCAAGGACAGTGACGAATCCTTGAAGCAAACCGCCCGCAGCCTGTTGGCCAGCATACGCTGA
- the lapD gene encoding cyclic di-GMP receptor LapD yields MSLLKQLFLAICLFLLVAFSGSFFVSLESSRAQILSQLRSHAQDTATALGLSLTTQIDDLAMIELMVSSVFDSGYFSSIRVINIEDERVLVERNAVATTERVPGWFVDLVNLHPQGGDALVMRGWEQAARVEVVSNPQFVLSKLWDSTLGSLIWLLLCGLLSAMFGGWLLRRQLRPLDAMVKQAEAINKREFLSLPKVPRTPELKRVVLAMNQMVEKLKGLFAEEAARSEQLRAESFQDSLTGLANRRLLNEQLTDQLLVTEQSSAGHLLMLRINDLTGLNQRLGGQRTDALISAVAQLLKRLTQQPDRHTWLAARNRGGEFSLLTPGLDSKDAARLAAEISATLENLRLTGASDCMPVAHLGIVAYTPGEASTDILLRLDQALTQAQQHPERPWVHLQQSDNPPNHTQHDWRSWIDDALTHGKMQLYFQPVVQCADTSQVLHHKVLARLLDPQGKAICAGHFLPWIERLGWSARFDLAMLEHTLDYLAEHPWPLALSLSGSTLRDAAQRRLILDMLDGLPSLGPLLTLELDERQLPLPEELRQLCLSLHGTGYGIGLQHFGGSFSQIGNLTQLGLAYLKIDGSYIRAIDQQSDKRLFIEAIFRATNSIDLPLIAEQIETQGELEAIRSLGLFGVMGRLIGPPAPM; encoded by the coding sequence ATGTCGCTACTCAAACAGTTGTTTTTGGCCATCTGCCTATTCTTGCTGGTCGCCTTCAGCGGCAGTTTCTTTGTCAGCCTGGAAAGCTCGCGTGCGCAGATACTCAGCCAATTGCGCTCCCATGCCCAGGACACTGCCACCGCACTGGGGCTGTCGTTGACCACACAGATCGACGACCTGGCGATGATTGAATTGATGGTCAGCTCGGTCTTCGACAGTGGCTACTTTTCCAGTATCCGGGTCATCAATATCGAGGACGAGCGCGTCCTGGTCGAGCGCAATGCGGTCGCCACCACCGAACGCGTACCGGGTTGGTTCGTCGATCTGGTGAACCTGCATCCGCAAGGCGGGGATGCGTTGGTGATGCGTGGTTGGGAGCAAGCCGCGCGCGTTGAAGTGGTGAGCAACCCACAGTTCGTCCTGAGCAAACTGTGGGACAGTACCCTCGGCAGCCTGATCTGGTTACTGCTGTGCGGGTTGCTCAGCGCGATGTTCGGCGGCTGGTTGCTGCGTCGGCAACTGCGCCCGCTCGACGCCATGGTCAAACAGGCCGAAGCCATCAACAAACGCGAGTTTCTCAGCCTGCCGAAGGTGCCCAGAACCCCGGAACTCAAACGCGTGGTGCTGGCGATGAACCAAATGGTCGAAAAGCTCAAAGGGCTGTTTGCCGAAGAAGCTGCACGAAGCGAACAACTGCGCGCCGAGTCGTTTCAGGACAGTCTCACGGGGCTGGCCAACCGCCGTTTGCTCAACGAACAACTCACCGATCAGTTGCTGGTGACCGAGCAGAGCAGCGCCGGACACCTGCTGATGTTGCGGATCAATGACCTGACCGGGCTCAACCAGCGACTGGGTGGCCAGCGCACCGACGCGCTGATCAGCGCCGTGGCTCAGTTACTCAAGCGCCTGACTCAACAGCCGGATCGCCATACCTGGCTGGCCGCACGCAATCGGGGCGGTGAGTTCAGCCTGCTGACCCCAGGCCTGGACAGCAAGGACGCAGCGCGCCTGGCCGCAGAGATCAGCGCCACTCTGGAAAACCTGCGTCTGACCGGCGCCAGCGACTGCATGCCAGTGGCGCATCTGGGAATCGTCGCCTACACACCCGGCGAAGCCTCCACCGACATTCTGCTGCGCCTCGATCAGGCACTGACTCAGGCCCAGCAGCATCCCGAACGGCCGTGGGTGCATCTGCAGCAGTCCGATAACCCACCGAACCATACGCAGCACGACTGGCGCAGCTGGATCGATGACGCCCTGACTCACGGCAAAATGCAGCTGTACTTCCAACCCGTGGTGCAATGCGCCGACACCAGCCAGGTGCTGCACCACAAGGTGCTGGCGCGCCTGCTCGATCCGCAGGGCAAAGCCATTTGCGCCGGGCACTTTCTACCCTGGATAGAACGGCTGGGCTGGTCGGCGCGATTCGACCTGGCAATGCTCGAACACACCCTCGACTACCTTGCCGAACACCCTTGGCCGCTGGCCCTGAGCTTGTCCGGCAGTACCCTGCGCGATGCCGCGCAACGGCGCCTGATCCTCGATATGCTCGACGGCCTGCCCAGCCTCGGCCCCTTGCTGACCCTTGAACTCGACGAACGCCAACTGCCGCTTCCCGAAGAGCTGCGTCAACTGTGCCTGAGCCTGCACGGCACCGGCTACGGGATCGGCCTGCAGCACTTCGGTGGCAGCTTCAGCCAGATCGGCAACCTCACCCAACTCGGTTTGGCCTACCTGAAAATCGACGGCAGCTACATTCGCGCCATCGACCAACAAAGCGACAAGCGCCTGTTCATCGAAGCCATTTTCCGCGCGACCAACAGCATCGATTTGCCGCTGATTGCCGAGCAGATAGAAACGCAGGGGGAACTGGAGGCAATCAGGTCGCTGGGACTGTTCGGCGTCATGGGCCGGCTGATCGGACCGCCAGCGCCGATGTAG
- a CDS encoding MarR family transcriptional regulator, with amino-acid sequence MPLTDQHRFGMQLAQMSRGWRAELDRRLAGLGLSQARWLVLLHLARFEEAPTQRELAQSVGVEGPTLARLLDSLETQGLVQRQAVAEDRRAKKIVLCAPARPLIEQIETIAAELRHELFEGVNEEDMRVCMRVHGHILANLEKS; translated from the coding sequence ATGCCGTTAACCGATCAACACCGTTTTGGCATGCAGTTGGCGCAGATGTCTCGCGGCTGGCGCGCCGAACTGGATCGCCGTCTTGCCGGTCTTGGCCTGTCCCAGGCCCGCTGGCTGGTGCTGTTGCACCTGGCGCGTTTCGAAGAAGCCCCCACTCAGCGTGAGTTGGCACAAAGCGTCGGTGTTGAAGGACCGACACTGGCGCGCCTGCTCGATAGCCTGGAAACCCAAGGCCTGGTGCAGCGTCAGGCGGTGGCGGAAGACCGCCGGGCGAAAAAGATCGTGCTGTGTGCGCCCGCCCGTCCCTTGATCGAACAAATTGAAACCATTGCCGCCGAGTTGCGCCATGAGCTGTTCGAGGGTGTCAACGAGGAAGATATGCGGGTGTGTATGCGGGTCCATGGGCACATTTTGGCCAATCTGGAAAAATCTTGA